In a single window of the Paenibacillus sp. MMS20-IR301 genome:
- a CDS encoding sensor histidine kinase, whose protein sequence is MKVLDYFHKQSFRSKLKNAFMAVIVLSVLMTGGLSYSISAAILEKNALKLTQDTVVKSAQIIDEKLNKLMLIMMTFMISQPFHDMMKDVVSGDTGKYYTHLNDLDNVFSQARIAEPLIHSIYVSTPIGEFYPSSMNRNRLTEFKDTFLYQRIDKEKKNLWVEGHEDMLFSGKDRVLSLILEPIFDTPVSGVYIIVNIREDGFRKLVSGDTGGGARSFLLNAAGQPVYSLKDPLVRQAVEGGNLNGMISSSQDRSNTFLLGGESYLLNYAHLGIADWTMTTIQSKAGVLKDMIYVKWMLVAVALAAFTVTMMVSGAFTRYLLRPLQGLMKVMKRVESNDLSARFESSSGDELAQVGMRFNRMLEQIVVLIGEVTEAEANKRAAEIKALSAQMDPHFLYNTLNTIYWKLKLGKVEESQRMVVALSRLFQLGLNKGREITTLSKELEHVRQYLELQSSCYEGLFRYDIYVEDEGLNRLPIPRILLQPLVENSILHGFRDLERGGIIEIEILDEGACWRLIVRDNGTGMGEEQVRTLFRRESENGYAVSNLLRRLQLYYGDSAEFRVDSRPGGGTAVIIALPKREEHQHG, encoded by the coding sequence GTGAAGGTATTGGACTATTTCCACAAGCAGTCATTCCGCAGCAAATTAAAAAACGCATTCATGGCCGTGATTGTCCTCTCTGTACTGATGACCGGGGGGCTGTCCTACTCCATCTCGGCGGCGATTCTGGAGAAGAATGCGTTGAAGCTTACCCAGGATACCGTCGTCAAATCAGCGCAGATTATCGATGAGAAGCTGAACAAGCTGATGCTGATTATGATGACCTTCATGATCAGCCAGCCTTTTCACGACATGATGAAGGACGTTGTCTCCGGCGACACGGGCAAATATTACACCCACCTGAATGATCTTGATAACGTTTTCTCACAGGCGCGTATTGCCGAGCCGCTGATTCACAGTATTTACGTGTCCACGCCGATCGGGGAGTTCTACCCTTCGTCGATGAACCGCAACCGGCTGACTGAGTTCAAGGATACTTTTTTATATCAGCGGATTGACAAGGAGAAGAAGAACCTGTGGGTTGAAGGGCATGAGGATATGCTGTTCTCCGGAAAGGATCGTGTCCTCTCGCTTATCCTGGAGCCTATCTTTGATACGCCGGTCAGCGGTGTCTATATCATTGTGAATATCCGTGAGGACGGCTTCCGCAAGCTGGTGAGCGGAGATACCGGCGGCGGGGCGCGCAGCTTCCTGCTGAACGCTGCCGGCCAGCCGGTGTATTCGCTCAAGGACCCGCTGGTCCGCCAGGCGGTGGAAGGCGGTAATCTGAACGGGATGATCAGCAGCAGCCAGGACCGCAGCAACACCTTTCTGCTGGGCGGGGAATCCTATCTGCTCAATTATGCCCACCTGGGGATCGCTGACTGGACGATGACCACGATTCAGTCCAAGGCGGGCGTGCTGAAGGATATGATCTATGTCAAATGGATGCTGGTGGCGGTGGCTCTTGCCGCTTTTACCGTTACGATGATGGTATCCGGCGCATTTACCCGCTATCTGCTCAGACCGCTGCAAGGGCTGATGAAGGTAATGAAAAGAGTTGAGAGCAATGATCTGAGCGCCAGGTTCGAGAGCAGCAGCGGAGACGAGCTGGCTCAGGTCGGTATGCGCTTCAACCGGATGCTGGAGCAGATTGTGGTGCTGATCGGGGAAGTTACCGAGGCGGAGGCGAACAAGCGGGCGGCGGAGATTAAGGCGCTGTCGGCGCAGATGGACCCCCATTTTCTGTACAATACTCTGAATACAATCTACTGGAAGCTTAAGCTCGGAAAAGTGGAGGAGTCGCAGCGGATGGTGGTGGCGCTGTCCCGGCTGTTTCAGCTGGGGCTGAATAAGGGCCGGGAAATCACCACCCTGTCGAAGGAACTGGAGCATGTGCGCCAGTATCTGGAGCTGCAGAGCAGCTGCTATGAGGGGCTGTTCCGGTATGATATTTATGTGGAGGACGAAGGGCTGAACCGGCTGCCGATTCCGCGGATTCTGCTTCAGCCGCTCGTGGAGAACAGTATACTGCATGGCTTCCGCGATCTGGAGCGCGGGGGAATCATTGAGATTGAGATTCTGGACGAGGGGGCATGCTGGCGCCTGATTGTCCGTGACAACGGGACCGGCATGGGGGAGGAGCAGGTCCGCACACTGTTCCGGCGGGAATCAGAGAACGGCTACGCCGTGTCGAATCTGCTCCGGAGGCTGCAGCTGTATTACGGGGACAGTGCGGAATTCCGGGTGGACAGCCGGCCGGGCGGGGGAACAGCGGTAATTATAGCCTTACCCAAAAGAGAGGAGCATCAGCATGGATGA
- a CDS encoding transposase, with protein MPEEVNAVSERKRYNRKFKEETVKYIQEQRKSMDEIALELNIPKGTLKGWMSTYRQFPDEPFVGSGRLRSQEQQIVDLEQKNKDLEEEIAILKKAMHIFSKDRS; from the coding sequence ATGCCAGAAGAGGTGAACGCCGTGTCAGAACGGAAGCGATATAACCGAAAGTTTAAAGAAGAAACGGTAAAGTACATCCAAGAACAACGGAAGTCCATGGATGAGATTGCCCTCGAGCTCAATATTCCAAAAGGAACACTGAAAGGTTGGATGAGCACGTACCGTCAGTTCCCCGATGAACCGTTTGTAGGCAGTGGCCGGCTGCGTAGCCAAGAACAACAGATTGTGGACCTCGAGCAAAAGAATAAGGATCTGGAAGAGGAGATCGCCATCTTAAAAAAAGCCATGCACATCTTCAGCAAAGACCGGAGCTAG
- a CDS encoding IS3 family transposase, translating into MEEHRSMFRIEKMCSVLGVSRSGYYKWRKTPPSDRKKRQEQLVKRIEYHFYDNDKIYGSPKITKKLQEEGFTVGEKTVGRLMRAHKFRSEAMRKFNVQTTDSNHDFPIAPNWLNQHFDVCTQPNQVWVTDITYIRTRQGTVYLASVLDLFTRKIVGWKLGNRMKVELVSGALARAYEAQQPGKGLIHHSDRGSQYASADYRKKLKEYHMIRSMSRRGNCYDNACIESFHSILKRELIYRRKFETQKEAEHQLFQYIEFFYNRKRIHSKLGYLSPDRFESLYYRNLKLAK; encoded by the coding sequence ATTGAGGAACACCGTTCCATGTTCCGGATTGAGAAGATGTGCAGCGTACTTGGCGTCTCCCGCAGCGGCTACTATAAATGGCGAAAGACCCCTCCCAGTGACCGAAAGAAACGACAGGAGCAGTTGGTGAAGCGCATTGAGTACCACTTTTACGATAACGATAAAATCTATGGCAGTCCGAAAATCACCAAAAAGCTGCAAGAAGAAGGGTTTACGGTGGGTGAAAAAACCGTAGGCCGACTCATGCGGGCGCATAAGTTCCGTTCCGAAGCCATGAGAAAATTCAATGTCCAGACGACGGATTCCAACCATGATTTCCCGATTGCCCCCAACTGGCTAAACCAGCATTTTGATGTGTGTACCCAACCGAACCAGGTATGGGTAACGGATATTACCTACATCCGAACACGCCAAGGCACGGTCTATTTGGCAAGCGTATTAGACTTATTTACGCGTAAGATTGTAGGCTGGAAGCTAGGGAACCGGATGAAAGTGGAACTGGTATCTGGCGCGCTAGCGAGGGCCTACGAGGCTCAGCAGCCGGGGAAGGGACTGATCCACCATTCAGACCGGGGAAGCCAGTACGCCTCTGCAGACTACCGGAAAAAGCTGAAAGAGTACCATATGATTCGTAGCATGAGCCGCCGTGGAAACTGCTACGACAATGCTTGCATTGAATCGTTCCACAGCATTCTGAAACGGGAACTCATTTACCGCAGAAAGTTTGAGACGCAAAAAGAAGCTGAACACCAACTGTTTCAATACATTGAGTTCTTTTACAACCGGAAGCGAATCCACAGTAAACTGGGATACCTGTCTCCGGATCGCTTCGAATCCCTATACTACCGTAATCTAAAACTTGCAAAATGA
- a CDS encoding SGNH/GDSL hydrolase family protein: MSISLSGNNKVFLFQGDSITDGNRDRGNDLNHILGHGYAYIIGSRLANELAEQRPVFYNRGVSGDRISDLYARWNEDVLYLQPDVLSILVGANDIWRTMMGDPGGITDRFERAYRHVLEETRERLPQAKLVLCEPFLMKVGAPAENWAEWQKLLEHYQRIVRSLAEEFHAVFVPLQAAFEAAALRTDDVYWVWDGVHPTAAGHDLIAAQWLSVVMQSGILEG, translated from the coding sequence ATGTCCATATCATTATCCGGAAATAACAAGGTATTTCTGTTTCAGGGGGATTCCATTACCGACGGCAACCGTGACCGCGGGAACGATCTTAACCATATTCTCGGGCATGGCTATGCCTATATCATCGGCAGCAGGCTGGCTAACGAGCTGGCTGAGCAGCGGCCGGTATTCTACAACCGTGGTGTAAGCGGGGACAGAATCTCTGATCTCTACGCCCGCTGGAATGAGGATGTCCTCTATCTGCAGCCGGATGTGCTCAGTATTCTGGTTGGAGCCAACGATATCTGGAGAACGATGATGGGCGATCCGGGCGGCATCACGGACCGTTTCGAACGCGCTTACCGCCATGTGCTGGAGGAGACCCGCGAGAGGCTGCCGCAGGCCAAGCTTGTGCTGTGCGAGCCTTTCCTTATGAAGGTGGGGGCACCGGCGGAGAACTGGGCGGAATGGCAGAAGCTTCTGGAGCATTACCAGAGAATCGTCCGCAGCCTTGCGGAGGAATTCCATGCGGTGTTTGTGCCGCTTCAGGCCGCATTTGAGGCGGCTGCGCTGAGAACAGATGATGTCTACTGGGTCTGGGACGGTGTCCATCCGACGGCGGCCGGCCATGATCTGATTGCTGCACAGTGGCTGAGCGTCGTTATGCAGAGCGGGATACTGGAAGGTTAA
- a CDS encoding aldo/keto reductase family protein — protein MKYRRLGNTGLKVSEIGLGSWLTYGTAAEQKAADACVAKAFECGINFFDTANAYNRGEGEKAIGAALRSYKRSDYVLSTKVFFPMGEGVNDRGLSRKHIMEQCEASLRRLGTDYIDVYFCHRFDPETPVEETLRALDDLTAQGKILYSAVSEWSAAQIAQAAGISRRLNLRPLAANQPIYNMFERYIEQEVLAVSSQEGLGQVVFSPLAQGILTGKYKPGQQPPAGTRGADDSVNGVIRSYLRDDVLDVVARLDSIAGELGLKLSQLALAWILRQPGVSSALIGASRPEQVEENALAVNTVLQPDVLQAIEDILVEVADFAPAR, from the coding sequence ATGAAATACAGAAGACTGGGGAACACGGGGCTGAAGGTCAGTGAAATCGGCCTCGGCAGCTGGCTTACTTACGGCACGGCAGCAGAACAGAAGGCGGCGGATGCCTGTGTCGCCAAGGCTTTTGAATGCGGTATCAACTTCTTTGATACGGCCAATGCGTATAACCGCGGTGAAGGCGAAAAAGCCATCGGAGCCGCCCTCCGCTCCTATAAGCGTTCGGATTATGTGCTCAGCACCAAGGTGTTCTTCCCGATGGGCGAGGGTGTGAACGACCGCGGACTGTCCCGCAAACACATCATGGAGCAGTGCGAAGCCAGCTTGCGGCGGCTGGGCACGGACTACATCGATGTGTATTTCTGTCACCGCTTTGACCCGGAGACCCCTGTGGAAGAAACGCTGCGCGCGCTGGATGATCTGACCGCACAGGGGAAAATCCTCTATTCGGCGGTCAGTGAATGGTCGGCAGCCCAGATCGCACAGGCGGCCGGAATCAGCCGCAGGCTGAATCTGCGGCCGCTTGCCGCGAACCAGCCGATCTACAACATGTTCGAGCGGTATATCGAGCAGGAAGTGCTTGCGGTCTCGTCACAAGAAGGACTGGGACAGGTAGTCTTCTCCCCGCTGGCGCAAGGCATACTGACAGGCAAATACAAGCCTGGACAACAGCCGCCGGCCGGTACGCGCGGAGCCGATGATTCAGTGAACGGCGTAATCCGCAGCTATCTGCGGGATGATGTGCTGGATGTTGTTGCCCGGCTGGACAGCATCGCCGGAGAGCTCGGGCTGAAGCTGTCCCAGCTGGCGCTGGCCTGGATTCTCCGCCAGCCTGGAGTGAGCTCCGCACTGATCGGGGCCAGCAGACCGGAGCAGGTCGAAGAGAATGCCCTCGCCGTCAACACGGTGCTTCAGCCGGATGTGCTGCAGGCTATCGAAGACATCCTGGTTGAGGTTGCAGATTTCGCGCCGGCCAGATAG
- a CDS encoding helix-turn-helix transcriptional regulator, whose product MQHKTTIQAELAAFLKREGKTINQFAGISGVNSGTLSSIINGNRPIAMQQLDRITSGMGLPEGAFYELYIDECVVHSTPDWRRLGPFLQRCAELDKLECIRQVVQIIMDNITYAPVLFETAEEFYRQGKLQAAALLYEGVADSEKYQHSERLALCQYRLFTIRTGSDPEADFRAATRFEYFVERLDESDQLDALQGLAEIYLSLQHWDKIRLLSEELYHKAAIQYENMQHVPRRQEERKKPLRPLCYYILYAHWLQSVVCIEQGEYEQALYYVSRYSEMGWITEDSAAVREIREQFARRGEIEACMLRLLCGGQELLPAYVEYIGTAELGLLTGMLRLVEAANRFRWRIDELLTRFQPQLERLRLAGEEQQPVSAAADTAKYPALLYELALYYFTTDRQEQGVASLFHSLEAAAVLETEDSVLRSVRLFEEYRGAASAADQEYYKQLINRLQRSYAGRQARAAGRL is encoded by the coding sequence TTGCAACACAAGACTACAATTCAGGCCGAACTGGCTGCCTTCCTGAAAAGAGAGGGTAAGACGATCAATCAATTTGCGGGGATATCCGGCGTCAACTCCGGAACGCTCAGCAGCATTATTAACGGCAACCGTCCCATTGCCATGCAGCAGCTTGACCGGATCACCTCCGGAATGGGGCTCCCTGAAGGCGCCTTCTACGAGCTGTATATAGATGAATGTGTTGTTCATTCCACACCGGACTGGCGCCGCCTGGGGCCGTTCCTGCAACGGTGTGCCGAGCTGGACAAGCTGGAATGCATCCGGCAGGTCGTACAGATAATTATGGACAATATTACATATGCTCCGGTGCTCTTTGAGACTGCGGAGGAGTTCTACCGGCAAGGTAAATTACAAGCTGCTGCCCTATTATATGAAGGCGTGGCCGACAGTGAGAAGTATCAGCATTCGGAACGGCTGGCCTTGTGCCAGTACCGTCTGTTCACAATCAGAACGGGTTCAGATCCGGAGGCGGATTTCCGGGCGGCCACCCGGTTCGAATATTTCGTTGAACGGCTGGATGAGAGTGATCAATTAGATGCCCTGCAGGGGCTGGCGGAGATCTATCTTTCTTTGCAGCACTGGGATAAAATCCGGCTGCTGTCTGAGGAGCTGTACCATAAGGCGGCTATCCAATATGAGAATATGCAGCATGTGCCCAGAAGGCAGGAAGAACGGAAGAAGCCGCTCAGACCGCTGTGCTATTACATTTTGTATGCCCACTGGCTGCAGTCTGTGGTCTGTATAGAACAAGGTGAATATGAGCAGGCGCTGTATTATGTATCCCGTTATTCGGAGATGGGCTGGATTACGGAAGATTCAGCTGCAGTCCGCGAGATCCGGGAGCAGTTCGCTAGACGCGGAGAGATTGAAGCCTGTATGCTCCGTCTGTTGTGCGGAGGGCAGGAGCTGCTGCCCGCTTATGTGGAATATATCGGAACAGCCGAATTGGGGCTGCTTACCGGAATGCTCCGGCTGGTTGAAGCGGCTAACCGGTTCCGTTGGAGAATCGATGAGCTGCTTACCCGGTTCCAGCCGCAGCTGGAGCGCCTGCGGCTGGCCGGAGAGGAGCAGCAGCCGGTGTCAGCTGCAGCTGACACGGCGAAATATCCGGCCCTGCTCTATGAGCTGGCCTTATATTACTTCACTACTGACCGGCAGGAGCAGGGAGTGGCTTCATTATTTCACAGCCTGGAGGCAGCGGCAGTGCTGGAAACGGAAGACTCCGTACTCCGCTCCGTGCGCCTGTTCGAGGAATACCGCGGGGCTGCCTCAGCTGCTGATCAGGAATATTACAAGCAGCTGATCAACAGATTGCAGCGCTCCTATGCCGGCAGGCAGGCCAGAGCGGCAGGCAGGCTGTAA
- a CDS encoding beta-L-arabinofuranosidase domain-containing protein, which translates to MTITPRPQHTAHTQANLLYQEFRMDQVAMSDPYIMNGFAKEINYLTSFDPDRLLAGFRENRGLPKKAEKYPGWENTEIRGHTLGHYLSALAQAYTGTRADELALRLKYLLGELALCQHDSGYLSAFDEQLFDNIENKQPAWVPWYTMHKIIAGLVAVYTATGNETAFTVVNKLGDWVYSRTSSWSAETQATVLAVEYGGMNDCLYELYKISGNENHLSAAHSFDELTLFTPVHDGRDILKGKHANTTIPKFLGALNRYRTLGDSEVFYLEAARQFWDMVVRHHSYITGGNSEWEHFGDPDMLDRERSNFTAETCNTYNMLKLTRELFKITGDAKYADFYENTFLNAILSSQHPHTGMTMYFQPMATGYFKVYSSPFEHFWCCTGTGMESFTKLNDSIYFYDAASIVVNQYFSSTLHSADHGVKLSLSANLTYSDTVTITVSALQPQSAPLALKLRLPDWLAAEPAILLNGESVHAAVHGQYAVISRVWADGDTLQLQLPMKLAYYNLPDARHVVAFKYGPVVLSAALGRSDLAESATGVAVSVPTRNMLVKDFITIAEGDPEAWLEQLADRSVRLEQDELAFALRGTDEDRRLVFTPHYKQHSERYGIYWRLVEADSAELQQHILQGKQQQRVQDATLDSLPVGNDQYELEHGIEGENTSVATWDGYNIRKAENGGWFSYRLKVAPQTDNFLSVTYFSGSNGKEIAIYVDGELLASEILHTDQPRSFYNRSYLIPAASIGSKTEAEVKFVIPGQENGIFDLLRMMTGYDQDAGLQELSFSEGTLSAPFKSSATAYSLTVPQASGSVQLNVAPAHKNALVYVNGTLIEDSLPREIKLPETGGTELTLTVKAEDHVTEQEYTVTLIKE; encoded by the coding sequence GTGACAATTACACCCCGCCCGCAGCATACTGCACATACTCAGGCTAACCTGCTGTACCAGGAATTCCGCATGGACCAGGTTGCCATGTCCGATCCTTATATCATGAACGGCTTCGCCAAAGAGATTAACTATCTTACCAGCTTTGACCCTGACCGGCTGCTGGCCGGCTTCCGTGAGAACAGAGGACTGCCGAAGAAGGCCGAGAAATATCCGGGCTGGGAGAATACCGAGATCCGCGGGCATACCCTGGGACATTATCTCTCTGCACTGGCTCAGGCTTATACCGGCACACGGGCTGATGAGCTTGCACTCAGGCTGAAATACCTGCTGGGCGAGCTGGCCTTATGCCAGCATGACAGCGGTTACCTGTCCGCCTTTGATGAGCAGCTGTTTGATAATATCGAGAATAAGCAGCCGGCCTGGGTCCCCTGGTACACCATGCACAAGATTATCGCCGGACTTGTTGCTGTCTATACCGCTACCGGCAATGAGACTGCCTTTACAGTGGTGAACAAGCTGGGAGACTGGGTATACAGCCGCACTTCTTCCTGGTCAGCCGAGACTCAGGCAACCGTGCTCGCGGTGGAATACGGCGGAATGAATGACTGCCTCTACGAGCTGTACAAAATCAGCGGTAACGAAAATCACTTAAGCGCCGCCCACAGCTTTGATGAGCTGACACTGTTCACACCGGTTCATGACGGCAGGGATATTCTCAAAGGCAAGCATGCCAACACCACCATTCCTAAGTTCCTCGGGGCGCTGAACCGCTACCGGACACTCGGGGACAGCGAAGTATTCTATCTGGAAGCTGCCCGGCAGTTCTGGGATATGGTTGTCCGCCATCACAGCTACATTACCGGAGGCAACAGCGAATGGGAGCATTTCGGTGATCCGGATATGCTGGACCGGGAACGCTCTAACTTCACGGCGGAAACCTGCAATACCTATAACATGCTGAAGCTGACACGTGAATTGTTCAAAATCACCGGAGACGCCAAATATGCCGACTTCTATGAGAATACGTTCCTGAATGCGATCTTATCCTCACAGCACCCGCATACCGGCATGACCATGTACTTCCAGCCGATGGCAACGGGATATTTCAAAGTGTACAGCTCACCGTTTGAACATTTCTGGTGCTGCACGGGTACTGGCATGGAGAGCTTCACCAAGCTGAACGACAGCATCTACTTCTACGATGCGGCCAGTATTGTGGTTAACCAATACTTCAGCTCCACCCTGCATTCGGCAGATCATGGAGTGAAGCTGAGCCTGTCGGCCAATCTGACGTACAGCGATACCGTTACTATCACCGTATCTGCCCTGCAGCCCCAGTCTGCCCCGCTGGCCCTGAAGCTGCGCCTTCCGGACTGGCTGGCAGCAGAGCCGGCAATTCTCCTGAACGGTGAATCTGTACATGCAGCAGTCCACGGGCAATATGCCGTAATCAGCAGAGTCTGGGCAGACGGCGACACCCTGCAGCTGCAGCTGCCGATGAAGCTGGCTTACTACAATCTGCCGGATGCCCGCCATGTCGTCGCCTTCAAGTACGGGCCTGTCGTACTCAGTGCGGCGCTGGGCCGCAGCGATCTGGCCGAATCAGCAACAGGGGTTGCTGTCAGCGTGCCGACCCGGAATATGCTGGTGAAGGATTTCATCACCATCGCAGAGGGAGATCCGGAAGCATGGCTGGAGCAGCTCGCTGACCGGAGTGTCCGGCTGGAGCAGGATGAGCTGGCCTTCGCCCTGCGGGGTACGGATGAGGACAGACGGCTGGTGTTCACGCCGCATTACAAGCAGCACAGCGAGCGCTATGGCATCTATTGGCGGCTGGTGGAAGCTGATTCGGCCGAGCTGCAGCAGCATATTCTGCAGGGCAAGCAGCAGCAGCGGGTGCAGGACGCCACTCTTGACAGCCTGCCGGTCGGCAATGATCAATATGAGCTGGAGCATGGAATTGAGGGAGAGAATACGTCGGTTGCGACCTGGGACGGCTACAATATCCGCAAAGCGGAGAACGGCGGCTGGTTCAGCTACCGGCTGAAGGTGGCACCGCAGACTGATAATTTCCTCTCGGTTACCTATTTCTCCGGCAGCAACGGCAAAGAAATTGCGATTTATGTGGACGGAGAGCTGCTGGCCAGCGAAATCCTTCATACCGATCAGCCGCGTAGCTTCTACAACCGGAGCTATCTTATTCCGGCAGCAAGCATTGGCAGCAAGACGGAAGCAGAAGTTAAATTCGTCATTCCGGGACAGGAGAACGGGATCTTCGATCTGCTGCGCATGATGACCGGATACGATCAGGATGCAGGACTGCAGGAGCTCAGCTTTAGTGAAGGAACCCTCTCGGCTCCGTTCAAGAGCAGTGCAACTGCCTACTCCCTGACTGTTCCGCAGGCATCCGGCAGTGTGCAGCTGAACGTTGCGCCTGCACACAAAAACGCCCTGGTCTACGTAAACGGAACGCTGATCGAGGATTCACTCCCGCGTGAAATCAAGCTGCCGGAGACAGGCGGCACGGAGCTGACGCTTACCGTCAAGGCGGAGGATCATGTAACGGAACAGGAATACACGGTTACACTAATCAAGGAATAG
- a CDS encoding serine hydrolase domain-containing protein, with amino-acid sequence MLEPTAIQLLQKTLKTSISNKEIAGANFMIIKDGREVFYHEDGFADIEAGRRITRDSIFRLYSMTKPVTATAVMMLLERGAIDLFDPVSRYIPGFKNQQAEKNGELVPVSREVDIHDLLNMTSGLTYGGTDKAGQYADALFQELSSRLNGDNPMSTLEFANRLGEGPLSFEPGSSWQYGTSADVLGAIVEAVSGMRYSEFLAKEIFGPLGMQDTGFSLPEEKRSRLANIYQEDKEAGLKLYTDSHLGVHCQMDREAVFESGGAGLVSTIDDAAKFTTMLMNQGSLNGVQLLKPRTVQYMTSAGLTAWQQQGFDSWHSLCGHSYGNQMRIMTNPGQAGCLGGQGEYGWDGWLGAYFTNSPQDGLTILFMVQKKDAGTMPVTRKLRNIVFSSL; translated from the coding sequence ATGCTGGAACCTACTGCAATTCAACTGCTTCAAAAAACACTTAAGACAAGCATCAGCAACAAGGAAATCGCCGGCGCGAACTTCATGATTATCAAGGACGGCCGGGAGGTGTTCTACCATGAAGACGGCTTCGCGGACATCGAAGCAGGCCGCCGGATAACAAGGGATTCCATATTCCGGCTGTATTCGATGACGAAGCCGGTTACAGCGACTGCAGTGATGATGCTGCTGGAGCGCGGCGCTATTGATCTGTTTGATCCGGTCAGCCGTTATATTCCCGGGTTCAAGAACCAGCAGGCAGAAAAGAACGGCGAGCTGGTGCCGGTCAGCCGTGAGGTAGATATTCATGATCTGCTGAACATGACCTCCGGACTGACTTACGGCGGAACCGACAAAGCCGGACAGTATGCCGATGCCTTATTCCAGGAGCTCAGCAGCCGGCTGAACGGGGACAATCCGATGAGCACCCTGGAGTTCGCTAACCGGCTGGGCGAAGGCCCTCTTTCCTTTGAACCGGGTTCCTCCTGGCAATACGGAACGTCGGCAGACGTTCTGGGAGCCATTGTGGAAGCTGTAAGCGGAATGCGGTACAGTGAATTTCTGGCCAAAGAAATATTCGGTCCGCTCGGCATGCAGGATACCGGATTCTCGCTGCCGGAAGAGAAGCGGAGCCGCCTGGCGAATATCTATCAGGAGGACAAGGAAGCCGGATTGAAGCTGTATACCGACAGCCATCTGGGTGTCCACTGTCAGATGGACCGGGAAGCTGTCTTTGAATCGGGCGGAGCGGGCCTTGTGTCCACGATTGATGATGCGGCCAAATTCACGACGATGCTGATGAATCAGGGCAGCCTGAATGGTGTACAGCTGCTTAAGCCTAGAACCGTACAGTATATGACGTCTGCAGGATTAACAGCCTGGCAGCAGCAGGGCTTCGATTCATGGCACTCCCTCTGCGGCCACAGCTACGGCAACCAGATGCGGATTATGACTAATCCCGGCCAGGCCGGATGCTTGGGCGGCCAAGGCGAATACGGCTGGGACGGCTGGCTTGGGGCATATTTCACGAACAGCCCGCAGGATGGACTGACCATTCTCTTCATGGTCCAGAAGAAGGATGCCGGCACAATGCCGGTTACCCGCAAGCTGCGCAACATCGTGTTCAGCAGCTTGTAA
- a CDS encoding AraC family transcriptional regulator has protein sequence MTAFELNVDKPVTLEMTGKFVAPSADWIHLSRILHDYELIVMTEGVLYLAGDSQQFAVSKGEYLLLPPLTKQYGYKSSECSFYWLHFQPVSSIQVADSAACTYDKGDNRILLPQSGTLRSLEKIIVMMKQLQDSVRNYNQDTLNSYMSTVILCELYNQCCDTNADQLKKTKQEQLYNDVVDYIKWSRSEHIKVSQIADYFGYNAKYLSHLFTVISGISLKQYILQQKMELAKYLLTDTNQNISEVSLQLGYKDCHNFMKSFKKIVGLTPTDFRNAYAKRLLFYK, from the coding sequence ATGACTGCCTTCGAGCTGAATGTAGATAAGCCGGTAACGCTGGAGATGACAGGCAAGTTCGTCGCCCCCTCTGCAGACTGGATACATCTTAGCCGGATTTTGCATGATTATGAGCTGATTGTCATGACTGAGGGTGTGCTCTATCTGGCCGGTGACAGCCAGCAGTTCGCAGTCTCCAAAGGAGAATATCTGCTCCTCCCGCCGCTGACCAAGCAATACGGATATAAGTCCTCTGAATGCAGCTTCTATTGGCTGCACTTTCAGCCTGTGAGCAGCATCCAAGTTGCAGATTCTGCCGCCTGTACCTATGATAAGGGCGATAACCGCATTCTGCTGCCCCAATCCGGCACACTCCGCAGTCTGGAGAAGATCATTGTCATGATGAAGCAGCTGCAGGATTCGGTCAGGAACTACAACCAGGATACACTGAACAGCTATATGTCTACTGTAATCCTGTGCGAGCTGTACAACCAGTGCTGTGATACGAATGCTGATCAGCTCAAGAAGACGAAGCAGGAGCAGCTCTACAACGATGTTGTAGACTATATCAAATGGAGCCGCAGCGAGCATATCAAAGTGTCGCAAATCGCCGACTACTTCGGCTACAATGCGAAATATCTCTCTCATCTGTTCACGGTCATCTCCGGGATCTCCCTGAAGCAATACATCCTGCAGCAGAAGATGGAGCTGGCTAAGTATTTATTGACCGACACCAACCAGAACATCAGCGAGGTCTCTCTGCAGCTCGGCTACAAGGATTGCCATAATTTCATGAAATCGTTCAAAAAAATCGTCGGCCTCACCCCCACCGACTTCCGCAATGCCTATGCCAAACGCCTGCTGTTCTATAAATAA